Below is a genomic region from Tepidiforma bonchosmolovskayae.
CTGCCTTGACGGGCGATGTGAGGCTCACAATTGTCAGCTGCCGAGGCTGCGGCGGCGGCGGAGGTGGCGGCGTGGGAGTCGGTTGCGACGGTGGTGGAGGTGGAGGAGATGCTGGGGTCGGCTGGGGAGCCGGTGCTGCGCTGCCGCTGCCCCATAGCCCTCGCCCGGCCTCCCGCGCCTCCCTCTGGGCGGATAGGAACGTTTCTGCGCACGCGACATCTGGCGGGAACGTCGCCACCTGGGCAAATCCTTGCTGCACCAGTGCCAGGTTGACGAATGTGCCGTCGCTCGCAACCACGAATCTCAGCAGTCGGTCATAGCGGTCTCGCTCGGAGACATCCCGATAGAGCTTCAGGCGCCCATCACCTAGCAGCCGGCGGTTAGCCTCGGTCGCCTCGCTGTAGAACAGATCGCCACGCTCCGGTGTGTCGACTCCGATGTAGCGCACACGTGCGGTCGTGGAGCCAATGGTTACGTCGATGGTGTCACCGTCGATGACGCGCACGAGCGTTGCATCCTCGGGCTGGCGTGACGGAATGCAGGCGGCAGGAAAGCCGCTGGGCGCTCCAGGGCTGCCAGCCGGCGCGCCGGGCGTG
It encodes:
- a CDS encoding thermonuclease family protein encodes the protein MRVIDGDTIDVTIGSTTARVRYIGVDTPERGDLFYSEATEANRRLLGDGRLKLYRDVSERDRYDRLLRFVVASDGTFVNLALVQQGFAQVATFPPDVACAETFLSAQREAREAGRGLWGSGSAAPAPQPTPASPPPPPPSQPTPTPPPPPPPQPRQLTIVSLTSPVKAGATARLTAQAWAGAGCTITYITPSGRTSTAQGLIPKTAGPDGAVSWSWTIGSNTSPGTGSVTVACDGITATAPITIVN